One region of Rhizoctonia solani chromosome 9, complete sequence genomic DNA includes:
- a CDS encoding endosomal cargo receptor (Erp3) produces the protein MRGLTAITLLAGAIASVSATALTTTIPPNQRLCFYADVDKEGEKIGFYFAVQSGGDFDIDFEVKDPLNEQIIDGQRERQGDYIFTANKVGEYSFCFENDMSSFTEKLVDFDIMVESEPRREPPARASQLSDHTSALEESVYKLKSMLATVERTQKYFHTRENRGFSLVKSTQNKLFWYAVLESLAIVSMAVYVLYTEYVSVTSQLTGPKVPGICVAKLL, from the exons ATGCGTGGACTGACTGCTATCACGTTGCTTGCTGGTGCTATCGCCTCGGTCTCTGCGACCGCGTTGACGACTACTATTCCACCAAATCAAAGATTGTGTTTCTACGCAGATGTCGACAAGGAGGGAGAAAAGATTGGG TTTTACTTTGCA GTGCAAAGTGGAGGAGATTTTGATATCGACTTTGAAGTCAAGGACCCTCTGAACGAACAGATTATTGATGGCCAG CGGGAACGTCAAGGCGATTACATTTTCACCGCCAACAAAGTGGGCGAATACTCGTTTTGCTTCGAAAACGACATGTCGTCCTTCACAGAGAAGCTAGTCGACTTTGATATCATGGTGGAGAGTGAACCGAGGAGGGAACCCCCAGCGCGTGCTAGCCAACTTTCGGATCACACGAGTGCGTTGGAGGAAAGCGTGTACAAGCTCAAGAGCATGTTGGCGACGGTGGAACGAACTCAGAAATA TTTCCACACTCGTGAAAACCGAGGTTTCTCTTTAGTCAAGTCAACTCAGAA TAAACTCTTTTGGTATGCGGTACTTGAGAGCTTGGCCATTGTATCCATGGCAGTGTACGTCCTTTACACTGAATATGTATCTGTAACTTCGCAGCTGACCGGCCCAAAGGTTCCAGGTATATGTGTTGCAAAACTTCTTTAA